One Desulforhopalus sp. DNA segment encodes these proteins:
- a CDS encoding 4Fe-4S dicluster domain-containing protein yields the protein MGHHLDGKSSIVPLIDRLNKYPIGLPDSDTLRRILALLFSEDEAFIASRFPLTEATLAELVRATGWDSSKLKVKLEEMADKGLVMDTVYSGKTFYLLMPGLIGFFELTFMKQRNDLPVVELAQLMTEYLYGDPEQKMGREFFTSKTPLTRSLPYEEHIPVSSQVATYESAREIIKKTGYGAIGMCYCRHKKDHLGESCKKKAPTREICISLGTAAKFMVRRGFAEQRSTEQLLAILDRARDLQLTHITDNIRHKPSFICNCCSCCCELLGGVQMGYPMGVAKTNYTLQVDVQTCLGCGLCQKACNVKALEIIDGENGKKKKLAQVIGDNCLGCGACISACPNKSLSLVYAAGRPLPPEKKKDLFKQILKEKKRLAPYIVSGIKKALRRTLKMG from the coding sequence ATGGGGCATCATCTTGACGGCAAAAGCAGCATCGTACCTCTCATCGACCGGTTAAACAAATATCCCATCGGTCTGCCCGATAGCGATACGCTGCGGCGGATACTTGCCCTCCTGTTTTCTGAGGATGAGGCCTTTATCGCCTCACGGTTTCCCCTGACTGAGGCGACGCTGGCTGAGCTTGTCCGGGCAACCGGTTGGGATAGTTCGAAACTGAAGGTCAAACTTGAGGAAATGGCCGACAAAGGTCTGGTCATGGATACGGTTTATAGCGGCAAGACCTTCTATCTGCTCATGCCGGGATTGATCGGTTTTTTCGAACTCACCTTCATGAAACAGCGCAACGATCTGCCGGTGGTCGAACTTGCCCAGTTGATGACTGAATATCTGTATGGCGATCCCGAGCAGAAGATGGGCCGGGAATTCTTTACCAGTAAAACGCCTTTAACCCGCTCGCTGCCCTATGAGGAACATATCCCGGTAAGTTCCCAGGTGGCGACATACGAAAGTGCCAGGGAAATCATCAAGAAGACCGGGTATGGTGCCATCGGCATGTGCTATTGCCGGCACAAGAAAGATCATCTGGGCGAGAGCTGCAAAAAAAAGGCACCGACCAGGGAAATCTGCATCTCTCTGGGGACTGCGGCAAAGTTTATGGTACGGCGGGGTTTTGCCGAACAGCGCAGCACCGAGCAGCTTCTGGCAATCCTGGACCGGGCTCGTGACTTGCAATTGACCCACATAACCGACAATATTCGCCACAAACCCTCTTTTATCTGTAATTGCTGTTCCTGCTGCTGTGAGTTGCTGGGTGGTGTGCAGATGGGTTATCCCATGGGGGTAGCCAAAACCAATTACACCCTTCAGGTCGATGTCCAGACCTGTCTTGGCTGTGGACTCTGCCAAAAAGCGTGTAATGTCAAGGCGCTGGAAATTATTGATGGTGAGAACGGCAAAAAGAAAAAGCTCGCCCAAGTGATTGGCGACAACTGCCTGGGGTGCGGGGCTTGCATCAGTGCCTGCCCAAACAAATCACTGTCTCTTGTATACGCTGCCGGACGGCCACTGCCGCCGGAGAAAAAGAAGGATCTCTTTAAGCAAATACTTAAAGAAAAGAAGAGATTAGCTCCATATATCGTAAGCGGTATCAAGAAGGCCCTTCGCCGCACCTTGAAGATGGGATAA
- a CDS encoding YhcH/YjgK/YiaL family protein: MICDILENSGRYEGLHVGFAEAFAFLQRTDLRQLAVGRYEIDGERVFAMVAKDQGRGKDEAQLEIHDKYIDIQLVLAGTDEMGWRPRAFCQQPSGPYDPDGDIRFFVDPPTSLLFVLPGMFAIFYPEDAHLPLISSEVIHKVVVKVAVGKV, encoded by the coding sequence ATGATTTGCGATATATTGGAAAACTCCGGCCGTTATGAAGGTCTGCATGTGGGATTTGCCGAGGCCTTTGCCTTTTTGCAACGAACAGATCTGCGGCAACTGGCTGTTGGCAGATATGAGATTGACGGTGAGCGGGTTTTTGCGATGGTGGCAAAAGACCAAGGGCGCGGCAAGGATGAAGCACAGTTGGAGATACATGATAAATATATCGATATTCAGCTGGTATTGGCCGGGACCGACGAGATGGGATGGCGGCCAAGAGCCTTCTGTCAACAGCCATCAGGGCCGTATGATCCTGACGGAGATATCCGCTTTTTTGTCGATCCGCCGACCTCTTTGCTGTTTGTTCTGCCGGGAATGTTTGCCATCTTCTACCCAGAGGATGCCCATCTGCCGTTAATTTCGTCCGAGGTAATTCATAAGGTTGTGGTGAAAGTGGCGGTGGGTAAGGTTTAA
- a CDS encoding EamA family transporter, which translates to MKHYLYALGAILCWASLPAATGSGLKGLSTEELMFYSFASAAVFLYTQDFIIQRTAKVYFPGVKVSLMGVWGIFLYHYIYYLALDNAPLAEGAILATTWSFWIVVFSSLLLFKKFKLSIVVTALVGLFGAGLVISAGKELSFDTSHLKGYLLALLCGVIWSSFSVGLAHIKVKREPMTAFTIYAAVLSTVLFLWSMPHALPAPAALGAAVYLGCIPLGLSFFLWNRAMTGGNVVIIGFLSYLTPPLAVFLVAVIHHQEVSGTVLLGMAVILGASLLGRLLVKYEGRKG; encoded by the coding sequence ATGAAACACTATCTGTACGCCCTCGGGGCGATTTTGTGCTGGGCGAGTCTGCCGGCGGCGACCGGTTCCGGGCTCAAGGGGCTCTCCACTGAGGAGCTGATGTTCTACAGCTTCGCCAGCGCTGCAGTGTTTCTCTACACCCAGGATTTTATTATTCAACGCACGGCCAAGGTGTACTTTCCAGGTGTGAAGGTGTCCCTGATGGGCGTATGGGGGATTTTCCTTTACCACTACATCTACTATCTGGCTCTCGACAATGCTCCCCTTGCCGAAGGGGCGATCCTTGCCACCACCTGGTCCTTCTGGATTGTGGTGTTTTCCTCGCTGCTACTCTTTAAGAAATTCAAGCTCTCGATTGTTGTTACCGCATTGGTCGGCCTGTTCGGGGCGGGACTGGTGATCAGTGCCGGCAAGGAGCTGTCCTTTGACACCAGCCACTTGAAGGGCTATCTCCTCGCACTGCTCTGCGGGGTGATCTGGTCGAGTTTTTCCGTTGGCCTTGCCCATATAAAAGTTAAAAGAGAACCGATGACCGCCTTTACAATATATGCGGCAGTGCTGTCGACGGTACTTTTCCTGTGGTCGATGCCCCATGCGTTGCCTGCACCCGCCGCCCTTGGCGCGGCGGTGTATCTCGGCTGCATTCCGCTTGGCCTGTCATTTTTCCTGTGGAACCGGGCGATGACCGGCGGAAACGTCGTGATCATCGGTTTTCTCAGTTATCTGACCCCACCATTAGCAGTTTTCCTGGTGGCAGTGATTCACCACCAGGAGGTGTCCGGGACGGTGCTGCTTGGCATGGCGGTAATCTTGGGAGCCTCCCTGCTGGGGCGGCTGTTGGTGAAGTATGAGGGGAGAAAGGGCTGA
- a CDS encoding MerR family transcriptional regulator has product MNNPEMKSVQIGELAKTLNITTRTIRYYEEIGLMGKTERLGGGTRTYGKDEVLRLKFILKLKTMGISLKEMKDLSDIFDIHENDFAKITPKLIEILDNHIAKVDEKMASLSSLRKDIVDYRIRMTDFLTHFDRE; this is encoded by the coding sequence ATGAACAATCCAGAAATGAAATCAGTCCAAATCGGTGAGCTTGCCAAGACACTCAATATAACTACCCGGACAATTCGATATTATGAAGAAATTGGTTTGATGGGCAAGACCGAGCGACTGGGGGGAGGCACCAGAACCTATGGCAAAGACGAGGTTCTCCGCCTAAAGTTTATCCTCAAGCTGAAGACCATGGGTATTTCACTCAAAGAGATGAAAGACCTTTCCGATATTTTCGACATCCACGAAAACGACTTCGCCAAAATAACCCCAAAACTTATTGAAATACTCGATAATCACATTGCCAAAGTCGATGAGAAGATGGCCAGCCTGTCATCACTGAGAAAGGATATTGTCGATTATCGCATCCGCATGACCGACTTCCTCACCCATTTTGACCGAGAGTAA
- a CDS encoding acyl-CoA dehydrogenase, which translates to MQFEHTEEQNLLRDMVREFAEKEVGPSARARDEEERFDRPLMFGRLAELGLTGIVFPEEYGGAGADYISYAIAVEELSRVCASTGVTLSAHLSLGANPIYLFGSEAQKQTFLTPLAEGQKMGAFGLTEPSAGTDAGGTKTTAVKDGGDWLLNGTKIFITNAGEAETYVVFARTDKTAEKHHGISAFIVEKGTPGFSFGKKEQKMGIRSSPTMELVFQDCRIPAGNLLGAEGAGFKVAMKTLDGGRIGIASQALGIAQGALDFAVGYAKERKQFDSPISRFQGIQFQLADMATQVEAARLLVYKAAYRASKGLPYSQESAMAKLMASETAMRVTTQAVQVLGGYGYTREFPVERMMRDAKITEIYEGTSEVQRMVIGSALTR; encoded by the coding sequence ATGCAATTTGAACATACCGAAGAACAGAATCTGCTTCGCGACATGGTTCGCGAGTTTGCAGAAAAAGAAGTAGGTCCATCGGCCAGAGCCCGCGACGAAGAAGAGCGGTTTGACCGGCCGCTGATGTTTGGTCGATTGGCGGAGTTGGGCCTGACCGGCATTGTCTTCCCGGAGGAATATGGCGGGGCAGGTGCCGATTATATCAGCTATGCCATCGCCGTGGAGGAATTGTCACGGGTCTGTGCCTCAACAGGGGTGACCTTGTCGGCGCATCTGTCGCTTGGCGCCAACCCCATCTATCTCTTCGGCAGTGAGGCTCAGAAGCAAACCTTTCTCACGCCACTGGCCGAGGGCCAGAAAATGGGGGCCTTCGGTCTCACCGAACCATCGGCCGGGACGGATGCCGGAGGTACCAAAACCACCGCGGTAAAGGACGGCGGAGATTGGCTGCTGAACGGCACCAAGATCTTCATAACCAATGCCGGTGAGGCGGAAACCTACGTGGTTTTTGCCAGAACCGACAAAACCGCCGAGAAACATCACGGCATCAGCGCCTTTATCGTCGAAAAAGGGACACCGGGTTTCTCTTTCGGCAAGAAGGAACAGAAGATGGGTATTCGCTCGTCACCGACGATGGAGCTGGTTTTTCAGGATTGCCGCATCCCGGCAGGAAATCTCCTTGGCGCGGAGGGTGCGGGTTTCAAGGTAGCCATGAAGACCCTCGACGGCGGACGTATCGGTATCGCTTCTCAGGCGCTGGGCATAGCCCAGGGGGCGCTTGACTTTGCCGTGGGCTACGCGAAAGAACGAAAGCAGTTTGACAGCCCAATCAGCCGCTTCCAGGGGATACAGTTTCAGCTCGCCGATATGGCAACGCAGGTCGAGGCGGCAAGGTTGCTCGTGTATAAGGCCGCCTACAGGGCCAGCAAAGGCCTCCCCTACTCACAGGAATCGGCGATGGCCAAGCTCATGGCAAGCGAAACCGCAATGCGGGTCACCACCCAGGCGGTGCAGGTGCTCGGTGGTTACGGCTATACCCGGGAGTTTCCCGTTGAACGGATGATGCGCGATGCGAAAATCACCGAGATATACGAAGGCACCAGCGAGGTGCAACGGATGGTCATCGGCAGTGCATTGACCCGCTAG
- a CDS encoding (Fe-S)-binding protein, which translates to MEFTREIYWNVGHSAWTLVPMYLLAAVAIGLLVKGALQRIPFYKQGLPLTRTDQLGRRISLMLENVLLQKKVARVPWPGLLHGLFFWGFGLLVIGTTLIVIQADFTDLFFNVKFLKGTFYKLFSIVLDLAGLVCIVMLGGLLLRRYVFTPEGLETKKDDAIMHGLMFTILITGFIIEGSRMAVTEMGTPLAMWSPVGLVIAKILGGIGKDGLLLLHKFTWWFHLLLVMGFFIIIPLTKFRHILTTSSNYLFSDLGPKGKLVNLDLENEESETFGATSIKEMTWKDIFDADACTLCKRCQDRCPAYATGKPLSPMKVVGQIGEAAFTNPEANLIEVIGKDVLWSCTTCRACQEICPAAIEHVSKIVELRRSMVLMEGEFPGEEVMTAMEATEVNGNPLGIGYAERGDWAEGLGIKPLAEDGEVDVLFFVGCYGSFDKRNIAVAKSFLKLCQAAGLKVGILGKEEKCCGEPMRKMGNEYLYQSLAVENIELIKAYGVKKIVTTCPHCYNTLTKDYRDLGLEVPVEIYTVFLEGLIETGRLKIDAADLSCTYHDSCYLGRHNDIYEAPRKLIAAAGGKLVEMDRNRAEAFCCSAGGGRILAEEKIGERINIVRVKMAVETGASTLVSNCPFCLTMFEDGVKGAGVEESLRPKDIAEILAERIH; encoded by the coding sequence ATGGAATTTACCCGAGAAATTTACTGGAATGTCGGTCATAGCGCATGGACCTTGGTGCCCATGTATCTGCTGGCGGCGGTGGCAATCGGACTGCTGGTCAAAGGGGCACTACAGCGAATCCCTTTTTATAAACAGGGCTTGCCGCTCACCAGGACGGACCAGCTGGGCAGGCGCATAAGCCTCATGCTTGAAAATGTCCTGCTGCAAAAAAAGGTAGCCAGGGTACCCTGGCCCGGCTTGTTGCACGGCCTGTTTTTCTGGGGCTTCGGACTCCTCGTTATTGGCACGACGCTTATCGTCATCCAGGCGGATTTCACCGATCTGTTCTTTAATGTGAAATTTTTGAAGGGCACATTTTATAAGCTTTTTTCCATCGTCCTTGACCTGGCCGGTCTCGTCTGTATCGTTATGCTCGGCGGTCTTCTGCTCCGCCGCTATGTCTTTACTCCGGAAGGGCTTGAGACAAAGAAAGACGATGCAATCATGCACGGCCTGATGTTCACCATCCTCATTACCGGTTTTATTATTGAAGGTTCGCGGATGGCGGTCACCGAGATGGGCACACCTCTGGCGATGTGGTCGCCGGTCGGACTGGTAATCGCCAAGATTCTTGGCGGTATTGGCAAGGATGGCTTGCTGCTGCTCCATAAGTTCACCTGGTGGTTTCACCTCCTTCTGGTCATGGGTTTTTTCATTATCATCCCGCTGACTAAATTTCGGCATATTCTCACCACCAGTAGCAACTACCTGTTTTCCGATCTTGGGCCGAAGGGCAAACTGGTCAATCTCGATCTGGAAAACGAGGAATCCGAGACCTTTGGCGCAACAAGCATCAAGGAGATGACCTGGAAGGATATTTTCGATGCCGACGCCTGCACCCTCTGCAAGCGTTGCCAGGATCGTTGCCCGGCCTATGCCACCGGCAAGCCGTTGTCGCCGATGAAGGTGGTAGGTCAAATTGGCGAAGCTGCCTTTACCAATCCAGAGGCCAATCTCATTGAGGTCATCGGCAAGGATGTTTTATGGTCATGCACCACCTGCCGCGCCTGTCAGGAGATTTGTCCGGCGGCAATCGAACATGTTAGCAAGATCGTTGAGTTGCGCCGCTCCATGGTTCTGATGGAAGGTGAGTTCCCCGGCGAAGAAGTCATGACCGCCATGGAGGCGACCGAGGTCAACGGCAATCCGCTGGGCATTGGTTATGCAGAGAGAGGCGATTGGGCGGAAGGGCTAGGGATTAAACCACTGGCCGAGGATGGCGAGGTCGATGTGCTGTTTTTCGTCGGCTGTTACGGCTCCTTTGACAAGCGTAATATCGCCGTTGCTAAGAGCTTTTTGAAGCTGTGCCAGGCAGCGGGCCTCAAGGTCGGCATTCTTGGCAAGGAAGAGAAATGCTGCGGCGAGCCGATGCGCAAGATGGGCAACGAATACCTGTATCAAAGTCTGGCTGTCGAAAATATTGAACTCATCAAGGCTTACGGGGTGAAGAAAATCGTCACCACCTGCCCGCATTGCTACAATACCCTGACCAAGGATTATCGTGACCTTGGTCTTGAGGTGCCGGTTGAGATCTACACCGTCTTTCTGGAGGGGTTGATCGAAACCGGCAGGTTGAAAATCGATGCCGCTGATTTGTCCTGTACCTACCACGATTCCTGCTACCTTGGCCGCCACAACGACATCTACGAGGCGCCGCGGAAACTCATCGCCGCAGCAGGAGGCAAGCTGGTGGAGATGGACAGAAATCGAGCCGAGGCCTTTTGTTGCAGTGCCGGCGGCGGCAGAATCCTTGCCGAGGAAAAGATCGGCGAGCGGATCAATATCGTACGGGTGAAAATGGCTGTCGAGACCGGAGCATCGACTTTGGTCTCCAACTGTCCGTTCTGCTTGACTATGTTTGAGGATGGCGTCAAGGGGGCGGGCGTTGAGGAAAGTCTGAGGCCAAAGGACATCGCCGAGATACTGGCGGAACGTATCCATTAA
- a CDS encoding electron transfer flavoprotein subunit beta/FixA family protein, producing MKILVCIKQVPDMESKFMVDAGGTWYAKTDLAWRMNEYDEYAVEQAVQLKEQVKDADLTVLCIGSDQVKETMKKALAMGCDRGAHIADDNAAAKEPFEIAGIIAEYAQDKSFDLIFTGMQSQDRGSAQVGVLVAEMLGLPSVSTVVHFAYAGGEVTAKRELEGGVKACVKVQAPVVITCQLGMNTPRYPTLPNIMKAKKKELLSIPVAGLLKVDARQETAKMYFPEKKGGGLVLEGDLAEMADKLIKILKEKTAVLA from the coding sequence ATGAAAATTCTGGTTTGTATAAAACAGGTTCCGGACATGGAATCAAAATTCATGGTAGACGCTGGTGGCACCTGGTACGCGAAGACCGATCTCGCCTGGCGGATGAATGAGTACGATGAGTATGCCGTCGAGCAGGCGGTACAGCTGAAAGAGCAGGTGAAAGACGCCGATCTCACCGTCCTTTGTATAGGTTCCGACCAGGTTAAAGAGACCATGAAAAAGGCCCTGGCCATGGGCTGCGACCGCGGTGCCCATATTGCCGATGACAATGCCGCGGCCAAAGAGCCCTTCGAGATCGCCGGAATCATCGCTGAATATGCTCAAGATAAAAGTTTTGATCTGATCTTTACCGGCATGCAGTCCCAGGATCGGGGCAGCGCCCAGGTTGGTGTTCTGGTGGCCGAGATGCTCGGGCTGCCGAGCGTTTCAACCGTTGTCCATTTTGCTTACGCTGGTGGCGAGGTCACGGCAAAGCGAGAGCTTGAGGGCGGGGTCAAGGCCTGTGTCAAGGTGCAGGCCCCGGTGGTTATTACCTGTCAGCTTGGTATGAATACGCCGCGCTATCCTACCCTGCCGAATATCATGAAGGCCAAGAAGAAAGAGCTGCTCTCCATTCCGGTGGCGGGCCTCCTGAAAGTCGACGCCCGCCAGGAAACGGCCAAAATGTATTTCCCCGAGAAGAAAGGTGGAGGTCTCGTCCTCGAAGGCGATCTAGCCGAAATGGCCGATAAACTGATCAAGATCTTGAAAGAGAAAACCGCTGTCTTGGCATAG
- a CDS encoding electron transfer flavoprotein subunit alpha/FixB family protein, which produces MKILLIAESREGKLLGGTYELAAFAAKMNAESVMFLVGDEVALPKYNGKVYLADSKTFGEYNPDVHKQLVLDVIAKENPDMVALCHSSYGWDLAPRLAYALKAAQISEVVGVEGGVPVVPVCNAKLRRDVKAKTAKTVVTLQAGAFGLADEPSGTPAVEKIAGAGAARVQFTGYEQAATGGVDLGKAQVIVSAGRGIGKPENVAMIAGLAKALGGEYGASRPVVDSEWVEHNRQVGTTGQTVAPKLYIACGISGAIQHLAGMKKSEFIVAINTDKDAPIGDVADVLVVADLKQFVPMLTEKIQAL; this is translated from the coding sequence ATGAAGATATTGCTGATTGCAGAAAGTCGGGAAGGTAAGCTTCTCGGTGGGACCTATGAGCTCGCGGCCTTTGCCGCCAAGATGAATGCAGAGAGCGTTATGTTTTTGGTCGGTGATGAGGTTGCTCTGCCGAAATACAATGGCAAGGTCTATCTGGCCGACAGCAAGACTTTTGGAGAATACAATCCAGATGTTCATAAACAGCTGGTTTTAGATGTAATCGCCAAGGAAAACCCGGATATGGTGGCGCTTTGTCATTCGTCCTATGGCTGGGATCTGGCACCACGCCTTGCCTATGCTTTAAAGGCTGCACAGATCTCCGAGGTTGTCGGCGTTGAAGGCGGTGTGCCGGTGGTTCCCGTTTGTAACGCCAAGCTGCGTCGTGATGTAAAGGCCAAAACCGCCAAGACGGTAGTAACCCTGCAGGCCGGCGCCTTTGGCCTGGCCGATGAGCCGAGCGGTACTCCGGCTGTTGAGAAGATTGCCGGTGCAGGCGCGGCAAGAGTGCAGTTCACCGGCTACGAGCAAGCGGCAACCGGTGGCGTCGATCTTGGCAAGGCCCAGGTAATTGTTTCAGCCGGACGTGGCATCGGCAAGCCGGAGAACGTGGCGATGATTGCCGGTCTCGCCAAGGCCCTAGGCGGCGAATATGGCGCCAGCCGGCCGGTTGTCGATTCCGAGTGGGTTGAGCATAATCGTCAGGTTGGCACTACGGGGCAGACAGTTGCCCCGAAACTCTACATTGCCTGCGGGATTTCCGGGGCAATCCAGCATCTCGCCGGTATGAAGAAGTCGGAATTCATTGTGGCAATCAACACCGATAAGGACGCGCCCATCGGTGATGTAGCCGATGTCTTGGTCGTCGCCGATCTGAAGCAGTTCGTGCCCATGCTTACCGAAAAAATCCAGGCCCTGTAG